Proteins encoded within one genomic window of Panicum virgatum strain AP13 chromosome 1N, P.virgatum_v5, whole genome shotgun sequence:
- the LOC120654896 gene encoding probable cinnamyl alcohol dehydrogenase: MGSLASERTVVGWAARDATGHLSPYTYTVRKTGPEDVVVKVLYCGICHTDIHQAKNHLGASKYPMVPGHEVVGEVVEVGPEVSKHRVGDVVGVGVIVGCCRECRPCKANVEQYCNKRIWSYNDVYTDGQPTQGGFASTMVVDQKFVVPIPAGLAPEQAAPLLCAGVTVYSPLKHFGLTAPGLRGGILGLGGVGHMGVKVAKAMGHHVTVISSSSRKRAEAMDELGADAYLVSSDAEAMAAAADSLDYIIDTVPVHHPLEPYLALLRLDGKHVLLGVVGEPLSFVAPMVMLGRKAVTGSFIGSVDETAELLRFCVDKGLTSQIEVVKMGYVNEALERLERNDVRYRFVVDVVGSNIEEAAGAPAN; encoded by the exons ATGGGCAGCCTGGCGTCGGAGAGGACGGTGGTGGGGTGGGCCGCCCGGGACGCCACCGGGCACCTCTCCCCCTACACCTACACCGTCAG GAAGACAGGCCCTGAAGATGTGGTGGTCAAGGTGCTGTACTGTGGGATTTGCCATACTGACATCCACCAGGCCAAGAACCACCTCGGCGCTTCCAAGTACCCCATGGTCCCTGG GCATGAGGTGGTCGGCGAGGTGGTGGAGGTCGGGCCCGAGGTGAGCAAGCACCGCGTCGGCGACGTCGTTGGCGTCGGGGTGATCGTCGGGTGCTGCCGCGAGTGCCGCCCCTGCAAGGCCAACGTCGAGCAGTACTGCAACAAGAGGATCTGGTCCTACAACGACGTCTACACCGACGGCCAACCCACGCAGGGCGGGTTCGCCTCCACCATGGTCGTCGACCAGAA GTTCGTGGTGCCGATCCCGGCAGGCCTGGCGCCGGAGCAGGCGGCGCCGCTGCTGTGCGCGGGTGTGACGGTGTACAGCCCGCTGAAGCACTTCGGGCTGACGGCCCCGGGCCTCCGCGGCGGCATCCTGGGGCTCGGCGGCGTGGGCCACATGGGCGTGAAGGTGGCGAAGGCGATGGGCCACCACGTGACGGTGATCAGCTCGTCGTCCCGGAAGCGCGCGGAGGCGATGGACGAGCTGGGCGCGGACGCGTACCTGGTGAGCTCCGacgcggaggccatggcggcggccgccgactCGCTGGATTACATCATCGACACGGTGCCGGTGCACCACCCGCTGGAGCCGTACCTGGCGCTGCTGCGGCTGGACGGCAAGCACGTGCTGCTGGGCGTGGTCGGCGAGCCGCTGAGCTTCGTGGCGCCCATGGTAATGCTGGGCCGCAAGGCCGTGACGGGCAGCTTCATCGGCAGCGTCGACGAGACCGCCGAGCTGCTGCGGTTCTGCGTCGACAAGGGGCTCACCTCCCAGATCGAGGTGGTCAAGATGGGGTACGTCAACGAGGCGCTCGAGCGCCTGGAGCGAAACGACGTCCGCTACCGCTTcgtcgtcgacgtcgtcggcAGCAAcatcgaggaggcggcgggggcgccggccAACTGA